In Arthrobacter citreus, a single genomic region encodes these proteins:
- a CDS encoding nucleoside deaminase: MKHSDWIKLSVRLAYENLLNKNGGPFGAVIVKDGKVIGAGVNGVTTLNDPTAHAEVQAIRNACQNLGTSSLNDAVLYTSCEPCPMCLSAAYWSKISKIYYFFTKDDAANIGFDDAHIYDEFSLPYENRTLPSEQIIINVKDYENPFKVWSSNELHANF; the protein is encoded by the coding sequence TTGAAGCACTCTGATTGGATAAAACTAAGTGTTAGACTAGCTTACGAAAATTTATTAAATAAAAATGGTGGGCCATTTGGGGCAGTAATTGTAAAAGATGGGAAAGTAATTGGTGCCGGTGTTAATGGCGTAACAACTTTAAATGATCCAACTGCACATGCTGAGGTGCAAGCCATTCGAAATGCATGTCAGAATTTAGGTACATCCTCACTAAATGATGCTGTCTTATACACAAGCTGTGAACCATGTCCAATGTGTTTAAGTGCAGCTTATTGGTCTAAAATTTCAAAAATATATTATTTCTTCACAAAAGATGATGCTGCGAATATTGGATTTGATGATGCACATATTTACGACGAATTTTCTCTGCCATATGAGAATCGAACATTACCAAGCGAACAAATTATTATTAATGTAAAAGATTATGAAAACCCTTTCAAAGTGTGGTCCAGTAATGAACTACATGCAAATTTTTAA
- a CDS encoding DUF1232 domain-containing protein — translation MSELNKNKFFQKYLKKASSYLGNKEKSTHLLKKAAKLAPTKKGALGEAWEKVNLFIDLFKAYMNGSYRDISTKSILTVIGALIYFVSPFDLIPDFIVGLGFLDDATILAYTFKQLNKDIEKYKIWKEIEKEKVDSLNLVEIEPTEEENNLD, via the coding sequence ATGTCTGAGTTAAATAAAAATAAATTTTTTCAAAAATACTTAAAGAAGGCTTCTTCCTATTTAGGAAATAAAGAAAAATCTACTCATTTATTGAAAAAAGCAGCAAAGTTAGCACCTACTAAAAAAGGAGCACTTGGTGAAGCTTGGGAAAAAGTCAATTTGTTTATTGATTTATTTAAAGCATATATGAATGGAAGCTATCGAGATATTTCTACGAAATCAATTTTAACTGTAATAGGTGCATTAATCTATTTTGTAAGTCCGTTTGATTTAATACCTGATTTTATAGTAGGTTTAGGTTTTTTAGATGATGCAACAATTTTAGCTTATACTTTTAAACAATTAAATAAAGATATTGAAAAGTATAAAATTTGGAAAGAGATTGAGAAGGAAAAAGTTGATTCTTTAAATTTAGTGGAAATTGAACCGACAGAAGAAGAGAATAATTTAGATTAA
- a CDS encoding ATP-binding cassette domain-containing protein, which translates to MITVSNVSLRFADRKLFDDVNIKFTPGNCYGLIGANGAGKSTFIKILSGDIEPSTGDVIVTPGERLAVLKQNQFEYEEFEVLQTVIMGHTRLFEVMKEKDAIYMKEDFTEEDGMKAAELEGEFAELNGWEAESEAAILLKGLGITEDLHYKKMGELQAGEKVKVLLAQALFGQPDILLLDEPTNNLDLKAVQWLENFLINFENTVIVVSHDRHFLNQVCTHMADLDFGKIQLYVGNYDFWYESSQLAQRLMSDANKKKEEKIKELQGFIARFSSNASKAKQATSRKKLLDKITLDDIRPSSRRYPFVGFTPEREVGNDLLTVEGISKTVDGEKVLDNVRFTVNKGDKIAFVGKNDVAISTLFKILMGEIEADSGSFKWGVTTSQAFFPKDNSEFFEKSDMNLIEWLRQFSPQDESESFLRGFLGRMLFSGEEVMKKASVLSGGEKVRCMLSKMMLSGANVLVLDDPTNHLDLESITALNNGLIAFKGTALFTSHDHQFIQTIANRIIEVTPNGLVDKECTYDEFLENKDLQKQVESLYKM; encoded by the coding sequence ATGATTACAGTTTCTAATGTTAGTTTGCGTTTTGCGGACAGAAAATTATTTGATGATGTTAATATAAAATTTACGCCAGGCAACTGTTACGGTTTAATTGGTGCGAACGGTGCGGGTAAATCTACTTTTATTAAAATTTTATCTGGTGATATCGAGCCTTCAACAGGCGATGTAATTGTAACACCAGGTGAGCGTCTTGCAGTATTAAAACAAAACCAATTTGAATATGAAGAGTTTGAAGTTCTTCAAACTGTTATTATGGGTCATACTCGTTTATTCGAAGTAATGAAAGAAAAAGATGCAATCTATATGAAGGAAGACTTCACTGAAGAAGACGGCATGAAAGCTGCAGAACTTGAAGGTGAGTTTGCAGAGTTAAATGGTTGGGAAGCTGAATCAGAAGCTGCGATTTTATTAAAAGGTCTAGGCATTACTGAAGACTTACATTATAAAAAAATGGGCGAATTACAAGCTGGAGAAAAAGTAAAAGTTTTACTTGCTCAAGCATTATTTGGTCAACCAGATATTCTTTTACTAGATGAGCCTACGAATAACTTAGATCTTAAAGCTGTTCAATGGTTAGAAAACTTCTTAATTAACTTTGAAAACACAGTTATCGTAGTATCACATGACCGTCACTTCTTAAATCAAGTTTGTACACATATGGCTGATTTAGATTTCGGTAAAATTCAACTTTATGTTGGTAACTATGATTTCTGGTATGAATCAAGTCAATTGGCTCAAAGATTAATGTCTGATGCTAATAAGAAAAAAGAAGAGAAAATTAAAGAACTTCAAGGATTCATTGCACGATTTAGCTCAAATGCTTCAAAAGCAAAACAAGCTACTTCACGTAAAAAACTTTTAGATAAAATTACTCTTGATGACATCAGACCTTCATCTCGTCGTTATCCATTCGTTGGATTTACGCCTGAGAGAGAAGTTGGAAATGATTTATTAACAGTTGAAGGAATTTCAAAAACAGTTGATGGCGAAAAAGTATTAGATAATGTACGATTTACAGTAAATAAAGGTGATAAAATTGCTTTTGTTGGTAAAAACGATGTTGCAATTTCAACTTTATTTAAAATTTTAATGGGTGAAATTGAGGCGGATTCTGGTTCATTTAAATGGGGTGTAACAACTTCACAAGCATTCTTCCCTAAAGATAACTCTGAGTTCTTTGAAAAAAGTGATATGAACTTAATCGAATGGTTACGTCAATTCTCTCCACAAGATGAGTCTGAAAGCTTCTTACGAGGATTTTTAGGACGCATGCTATTCTCAGGAGAAGAAGTAATGAAAAAAGCTTCTGTACTTTCTGGGGGAGAAAAAGTTCGTTGTATGCTTTCAAAAATGATGTTAAGTGGAGCGAACGTATTAGTATTAGATGATCCGACTAACCATTTAGACTTAGAGTCAATTACAGCATTAAATAATGGTTTAATTGCATTCAAAGGTACTGCATTATTTACATCACATGACCATCAGTTCATTCAAACAATTGCAAACCGTATCATTGAAGTAACACCAAACGGTTTAGTTGATAAAGAGTGTACGTATGATGAGTTCTTAGAAAATAAAGATTTACAAAAGCAAGTAGAATCTTTATACAAAATGTAA
- a CDS encoding SdpI family protein, producing the protein MKKHIIAILLFICSLVLWIVNFHDLPSQLPVHWDFSGHVNNYDSKIQTFIELHVIMIFVYLLPVFTPKIDPRKENYKFFQRSLSFMATGILFIFFLINMSVLFYGLGYNIHIGQMSFLFIGFLFMFLGNYMPHVRSNYFIGVRTPWTLSSENVWKKTHRVSGRLFMIIGLCFLLLYLMPVSNKGMVVIPLIILLVGVPTIYSYIAFKKEMKN; encoded by the coding sequence TTGAAAAAGCATATAATAGCAATTTTACTATTTATTTGTTCACTAGTATTATGGATCGTTAACTTTCATGATCTACCAAGTCAACTTCCTGTTCATTGGGATTTTTCAGGTCATGTTAATAATTACGATTCGAAAATACAAACATTTATTGAGTTGCATGTCATTATGATTTTTGTTTATTTATTACCAGTTTTTACACCAAAGATTGATCCTAGAAAAGAGAATTATAAATTTTTCCAAAGAAGCCTATCCTTTATGGCAACAGGAATCTTATTTATTTTCTTTTTAATTAATATGAGTGTTTTATTTTATGGTTTAGGTTATAACATTCATATTGGGCAGATGAGCTTTTTATTTATTGGATTTTTGTTTATGTTTCTTGGAAATTATATGCCACATGTTCGTTCAAATTATTTTATAGGTGTCCGTACACCGTGGACATTAAGTAGCGAAAATGTTTGGAAAAAAACACATCGCGTTAGTGGAAGATTATTTATGATCATTGGACTATGTTTCTTATTGCTTTATTTGATGCCGGTGAGCAACAAGGGAATGGTTGTGATTCCATTGATTATTTTATTAGTCGGGGTCCCGACAATTTATTCATATATCGCTTTTAAGAAAGAGATGAAAAATTAA
- a CDS encoding winged helix-turn-helix transcriptional regulator — MNELFKALSDPTRRKILDLLKENDLTAGEISEQFDMSKPSISQHLKILKSAQLIQDEKKGQFIIYSLNMTVFQEIISWAYSFKEK; from the coding sequence GTGAATGAACTATTTAAAGCACTTTCGGATCCAACGCGAAGGAAAATTTTAGATTTATTAAAAGAGAACGATTTAACTGCCGGAGAAATCTCAGAACAATTCGATATGTCAAAACCAAGCATTTCTCAACATCTTAAAATATTAAAGTCAGCTCAGTTAATTCAAGATGAAAAGAAAGGGCAGTTTATTATCTATTCTTTAAATATGACAGTTTTTCAAGAAATTATTAGTTGGGCGTATAGTTTTAAAGAAAAATAA